GAAATTGGATCATGACTTCCAACTTGTAGCAGGTAATTGCATTGTATCACACGTTCATTACAAGATACTCAAAGCAAAAACGGTAATATGTTGGTTAGCTGCTTGCACTTGCAATGAGAGCATAGAGGTTCTGTACTTACAATCTGAGGTCAGGATCACgttccatatatttttacatagaACACTATTGCATGAATTGCACTATTTGTAGATGTTCTATAGTTAATCAACTATGTTACCTTAAATATACATGGTGTGTTCTAGATTCTGAAATGTTTAGCAAACTTAGTCAATATGTAGATTAACTATCACAATTCATGTCACTTTTTCATATCTAGCGAACTTATCTAACTTTTCTTTTTAGGTTAAAAAAATGCAGGAAAAACGTTTAGGCTGTcgaagcaaatccatcaggaggaCACCATGGCATCTGATGTTGTCTACTATGCATCAAAGAGATTACTGGTTGTTTCTATTCCTTCTTTTTGGTTGAGATAATTTGCGTTAATATAATGTTTTCATAGAAGTGAGTCAATCTTGATTTGTTTGGTTAACACGGGTTATGTGTTGAACGTGTGATCCAATAGTATGGCTTTGTCATGTTTTCTTATCAGCTAATTGTAAGTCCTTAGCAACTGGAATGCTGGATCATGACTAACAAGTGAAAAGGATCAATGATAGTTTTATGCTGGTGCAGACATGCAATGCCAAATAAAACATGGATAATTCCTTCTTGTTTGTGCAGGCTTCTTAGCACTCAGTAATTTATCTTTTCGAAATTTCTATAGTTGTTGCTCATATACAAGGGATAATTTTGTTGCTCAGTCTCACAAGGACAGCTCACTACCTATCCATCTAAAATCTGATTACACATTTGCCCATTAAATGCTACTATGCACAACAAGAAGCAACGAATTCTACTATACACAACAAAGAAGCCACGATTGTACTCTTAATTCAAATCTGAATTTGTTAGGACATATTATTGACATATAACCACATAAATAAATCCaaagtatatataatatttttgtttccCCATTTCAAGGtctatatgattttacttattTGGTTTTGGTCCGCATACTGGTAGTATGCCTGAGAGTGGTTATGTTGATGACTGTTAAGAGAATGACAAGTCAATATCTTGCTttgataccttttttttttgcatttttgatTTAGCTAAAAATAACCATGTACTGATAAtggttatttttattgttacaaATTCCAATTACATGAGGATATgttttataaattttgggtAAATAGGTTGTGCTTCAGAAGGTGTAGTTTCTAAAATTTTTAGTGTAATTATGTACTCGGGTGATATATTTTGTCAAAaacgtgcattgcacgtgcacgattactagtTTAGTAACAAAAGCAACAGAAAAGGATGCTTTAACATATAGAAGTTGAATCTATAGGATGAAGATTAAGGGTGCACGTAAAACGAGACAAGTCATTAGCATATGGTTAAtgaagttttaattattaaaaaaaataaaaaaatagatttatttgatttttttagagcaacttctatatagaaagttttcgcacgaaatatACTTGTTAGTAGTTTGAAACGTGCTAACGGAAACCGAGAAAAAATCTGTATGTTATTGGAGGTTAGAACGGGACCATAATAAAGTGAATTAACTACACCAACCATTGTTTTAGAGTTGAAAACTTCTCTTCACCGGTTTGCCAAAAATGGATAATCTCCCATGACTTTCGATGTTATAGGAAAACCAGCTCAAATCGATAGGTTTATACAAATCAACCACCGATGGACTGAAAAAACTGATCAATTTTGTTAGACATGAACTTCACATAATAAACTAAATAATACAACCGATATAGATCACTACTACAACCGATATTGGGGAGCTTataattctgagaagcagctggtgaAAAGCTAGCTAGTGAGAATCTAGATAAGCTGACAAACCTTGCTTCTagcttctaatttattttctagattctacaaTTACAACATTTCAAAATCTAGGTGAATATATGTACTGTTTGGAGGAGCTTCTGACAACAGGAGATCATAGGAGAAGCTGCAACGGTCAAAAGCTCCCCAAACATGCCCATTAATTAGCTGAACAATTTATGATGCCACATTTTTATTAAAAGAATATTCAAAACATTTTAGCTGCAAATAAAATTTTTGTTAGACACACTATATAAGAGAATATGATAAAATAGTTGATTATCTACTTAAAAGAGAAGATAGAATAGATTTTAGAAAGATGTTCATTAAACAGATTAATTTGGGCTATAAACACCGTAAAACAGAGTGCAGAGTGTAGACTACGACAGGAAGGGAAAGGTGCGAATATTAGATCAGCATCTCTCCGGCTTCACCGAACTGGCAAGTGGGCCCATCCCTCCAATCTCGGCGGATCACTCTCATACCCCATCGGTCcatccgcccccccccccccccatgcACACGCATCATCCAACCAAACCCTCCCCCCCAAAATTTCTACTATATTCCTCTCGACGGCCGTTGCCACGCACCGGCGACCTACCCGCGCGCCTCCGCACCCCCCCAACACGTCGAAATTTCCACGTGGCGCGATCCCACTGGCCGACCCCCTCACCCCGCGCTCCCCATTGGCCGCAGCCCCTGGCCCACCCGCGCCACCGTGGACGCCGCGCTTACCGTCACCTCCGccgggcccacccgtcagtgaCTCGGGTACGGCCGCGGTGAGCCCACCGGGTCGGTGACCGgaaccccaccccccccccccccctaaaacCCACCCCGATCCGCGGCCGCTATTAAGCCAAGGCCGCGCTTCCGCCGCTGCAGCCGATACGGGAGATTGGATCGGAAGCTTCTAGAAGTTTCCGTGGGCGATGGCGATCCGCGCGAGGTCCTCCTcctacgccgccgcggcggtcgcGCTGGCGCTCGCGCTGGCGtccgtcgccgctgtcgccggcgaggtcTTCTTCCAGGAGAAGTTCGAAGGTGAATGGCTGACCTGCTCCCGATCCCGTCTCGATCGATCTGATCCGGTTCGCTGCGCGTTGCGGGTCTCGGCTTTGGATGTAGTGGAGGCGTCGCGTGGGGGTGTTTGGTGGTGGGTTTGTTTGGATCTCTGGGGTTTTCGGGATTTCTCTGGGGTTTATACGACTAGGAGGCGTGCTGGTTGTTAGGGATCTGGAGTGTTAGGCGCTAAATTGGGTGCTGATCGTGGTTTGTCTCGCCATTTTTGGATGGTTGCTGCTGCGGTATGGTGGGATCTGATTGATCTGACGTGCATTTGCTCGTGGGAATGGGATCTAGTTGCGTCGTCTAGTAAGCGTGCGCTGTGACGCTGTGTCGATCTGCTTTATGTGAATTGGTTATGGTTTTTTGTTAGATTGTGGGAAAAAAAACGTGGTTGGGTTGATTCGGATCGAAAAATGTTAGGTTTGTTTGGTATATGATCCGCAGGTTTGGATACTTCATTGTAGGGAGTAGTTGGTATTCTGCTGTATAATGTGGTGAATTTTACTTTACTTTATACTGCGAAATGGGAAAATTTAGAGCCCAGACTTGGTGATGTTTTGTGATTGAACCTTATGCTTTATGTATGTTGTTTAATTCTGATGTTTCATATGTTTAACCTGAATATGAATAAATGTTTAAGATCTGCCTATGCTAGTGCTACATTTGAAGCATACTAGTGAGAATTGGCAGCTTATGATGGTTGTCACCTGTCCGTGTCCATTAGAATGTGATTTGCCACTTATCTGCATATGGGATATGGCATTATGAACCAGGTGCATTTTACACTTCAGGTTTTGGCGTATAGTTTATTAGTTCTATACGGTATGTCTGGAGATCCATAATTCGAATGTGTTGATCTGTATTGCTAATGTCGCCTGTTAAAATTTTGTCTGTACTACTATTTAAGGAAATCTCCGGGCAGATAATGAATTTGCGTGATCATTTGCTGGTTCTGCACATGATGCACTGAACATGGAGTTCTGTGTTATCTAAATGTATTCTATTGTGTGCACAGATGGATGGGAAAGTCGGTGGGTCAAGTCAGAATGGAAGAAGGATGAGAACATGGCTGGTGAATGGAACCACACATCTGGGAAGTGGAATGGAGATCCTGAGGACAAAGGTAAATTGGAAGATCAATACACCTCATTCAGACACTAACAGATGATTTTTACTGAATTATTTTTCTTGTTGCAGGTATCCAAACCTCTGAGGACTACAGGTTCTACGCTATTTCAGCGGAGTACCCAGAATTCAGCAACAAGGATAAAACCCTGGTGCTGCAGTTCTCTGTAAAGCATGAGCAAAAGCTTGACTGTGGTGGTGGATATGTCAAGTTGCTTGGTGGTGATGTTGACCAGAAGAAATTTGGTGGGGACACACCGTACAGGTAATGATTTTCTTCTATTGTAGCTCTGATTCTCACTTTTCTCAAGATTAGTACTAGTTATCTAACTTGGTACTTTTGAATGCAGCATTATGTTTGGACCAGACATCTGTGGGTACAGCACCAAGAAGGTCCATACTATCTTTACTAAGAATGACAAGAACCATTTGATCAAGAAGGATGTCCCCTGCGAGACTGATCAGCTGTCCCATGTGTACACTTTGATCATCCATCCTGATGCTACATACACCATACTTATTGACAATGTTGAGAAGCAATCTGGCAGCATCTACGAGCACTGGGATATTCTGCCTCCGAAGCAAATCAAGGACCCAGAAGCTAAGAAGGTATTTTGCATATTCCTAGCTTTCTTGGAATGCCTTGCTTTTGTGTCTCTTGAATGTTAAGATATTACCTTATGATTACAGCCAGAGGACTGGGATGACAAGGAGTACATTCCTGACCCTGAGGACAAGAAGCCTGAGGTACTTTTCCTTTGT
The window above is part of the Oryza sativa Japonica Group chromosome 7, ASM3414082v1 genome. Proteins encoded here:
- the CRO1 gene encoding calreticulin isoform X1, whose amino-acid sequence is MAIRARSSSYAAAAVALALALASVAAVAGEVFFQEKFEDGWESRWVKSEWKKDENMAGEWNHTSGKWNGDPEDKGIQTSEDYRFYAISAEYPEFSNKDKTLVLQFSVKHEQKLDCGGGYVKLLGGDVDQKKFGGDTPYSIMFGPDICGYSTKKVHTIFTKNDKNHLIKKDVPCETDQLSHVYTLIIHPDATYTILIDNVEKQSGSIYEHWDILPPKQIKDPEAKKPEDWDDKEYIPDPEDKKPEGYDDIPKEIPDPDAKKPEDWDDEEDGEWTAPTIPNPEYKGPWKQKKIKNPNYQGKWKAPMIDNPDFKDDPYIYAFDSLKYIGIELWQVKSGTLFDNFLITDDPELAKTFAEETWGKHKDAEKAAFDEAEKKKEEEEAAKAGEDDDDLDDEDAEDEDKADEKADSDAEDGKDSDDEKHVCNTPAFS
- the CRO1 gene encoding calreticulin precursor: MAIRARSSSYAAAAVALALALASVAAVAGEVFFQEKFEDGWESRWVKSEWKKDENMAGEWNHTSGKWNGDPEDKGIQTSEDYRFYAISAEYPEFSNKDKTLVLQFSVKHEQKLDCGGGYVKLLGGDVDQKKFGGDTPYSIMFGPDICGYSTKKVHTIFTKNDKNHLIKKDVPCETDQLSHVYTLIIHPDATYTILIDNVEKQSGSIYEHWDILPPKQIKDPEAKKPEDWDDKEYIPDPEDKKPEGYDDIPKEIPDPDAKKPEDWDDEEDGEWTAPTIPNPEYKGPWKQKKIKNPNYQGKWKAPMIDNPDFKDDPYIYAFDSLKYIGIELWQVKSGTLFDNFLITDDPELAKTFAEETWGKHKDAEKAAFDEAEKKKEEEEAAKAGEDDDDLDDEDAEDEDKADEKADSDAEDGKDSDDEKHDEL